A part of Aspergillus flavus chromosome 5, complete sequence genomic DNA contains:
- a CDS encoding zinc binding dehydrogenase gives MFSHGVVRSLSRSHGPLIWKAYGAAPVPAVTRQCIGTPPRSWTGSKRYISVYGYTQSKALVYSRYGEPKDVLRLHKHSISPPHGSQVTLRLLAAPLNPADVNQIQGVYPSKPPFQTTLGTQDPCAVGGNEGAFEVIATGSNVKNLSKGDWVVMKQTGQGTWRTHAQMDESQLIKIENKDGLSPLQISTVSVNPVTAYRMIKDFCEWDWMRSGEEWLIQNGANSGVGRAAIQLAREWGIKTINVIRERKTPEDTEVLKAELHELGATAVVTEAELLSGDFKNVVSGLTRNGREPIRLALNCVGGRNATALAKTLAPGSHLVTYGAMSKQPVSLPSGLLIFKNLVFDGFWVSKWGDKHPQLKENTINDVLQLTRAGKFKDIPVEEIKWAWDTDGAALTSGVQETLSGYRSGKGLLKYEGGD, from the exons ATGTTCTCGCATGGTGTAGTGCGATCCCTCTCTCGCAGCCATGGGCCCCTTATCTGGAAAGCTTATGGAGCCGCTCCTGTTCCTGCTGTTACCCGTCAGTGTATAGGAACACCGCCTCGCTCGTGGACTGGGAGTAAAAGATACATTTCAGTCTATGGCTATACACAATCAAAAGCACTTGTGTATTCACGATATGGTGAACCCAAAGATGTTCTACG CCTCCACAAGCATTCTATCTCCCCTCCGCACGGATCCCAAGTTACTCTTCGCCTCCTTGCAGCGCCTCTGAACCCCGCCGACGTGAACCAGATCCAGGGGGTGTATCCGAGCAAACCGCCATTCCAGACAACCCTTGGTACCCAGGATCCATGCGCAGTGGGTGGAAATGAAGGTGCCTTTGAAGTAATTGCGACTGGATCTAATGTCAAGAACCTCAGCAAAGGTGATTGGGTCGTCATGAAGCAGACAGGACAGGGCACCTGGCGCACACACGCTCAGATGGATGAGTCGCAGCTGATCAAAATTGAGAATAAAGATGGCCTATCACCGCTCCAGATTAGCACAGTCAGCGTCAATCCAGTCACAGCTTACCGCATGATCAAGGACTTTTGTGAATGGGACTGGATGCGGAGTGGGGAGGAATGGCTGATTCAGAACGGAGCAAACAGTGGTGTTGGTCGCGCTGCCATTCAACTCGCCCGAGAATGGGGTATTAAGACGATCAATGTCATCCGGGAGAGGAAGACGCCGGAGGATACGGAAGTCCTGAAGGCTGAGCTTCATGAACTAGGCGCCACTGCAGTAGTCACAGAAGCGGAGTTGCTTTCAGGAGATTTCAAGAACGTGGTGAGCGGCCTCACTCGCAACGGAAGGGAGCCGATCCGACTTGCTCTGAATTGCGTGGGTGGTAGGAACGCCACCGCATTGGCGAAGACCCTCGCTCCAGGCTCCCACCTGGTCACCTACGGTGCGATGTCAAAGCAGCCGGTTTCCTTACCTTCTGGGCTATTGATCTTTAAGAATCTCGTCTTCGATGGATTCTGGGTGAGCAAATGGGGGGATAAGCATCCCCAACTGAAAGAGAACACCATCAACGACGTGCTGCAGCTGACTCGAGCGGGCAAATTCAAAGACATCCCCGTGGAGGAAATAAAATGGGCATGGGACACAGACGGTGCGGCGCTCACCTCTGGTGTGCAGGAAACTTTGAGTGGCTATCGCAGTGGAAAGGGCCTGCTCAAGTACGAAGGCGGAGACTGA
- a CDS encoding Ser/Thr protein phosphatase family: MIVKSMIYDRSYSYVLSFFALVTPILARQPSAPEAIPAPLRDLKWGQLNFLHTTDTHGWLAGHLQEPSYSADWGDYVSFATRMREKAEAQGQDLLVIDTGDRVEGNGLYDSSEPKGVYISEILRQQHIDLLSAGNHELYKQNTSEAELFTTVPNFRGNYLASNIDIIHPLTKETVPLAPRFKKFTTKKQGIRIIAFGFLFDFTKNYNNTIVHPVEETIKEEWFQEAIRDKEVDLFLVVGHVPVHSKEYDAVFKEIRMVRWDTPIQFFGGHYHIRDFARFDSKAFGLASGRFMETIGFMSIDGLTSSKQLVKPASTTPSFHRRYIDNNLYSFYHHTGLDEETFSTEEGRNVSRLIEESRSTLRLDEVHGCAPRDLWMSRVKYPSEDSIYTWLEQQVLPNSLQDKSRTGKPALAIVNTGAIRFDIFKGPFTQDSTFIVSPFTSGFRYIKDIPYGKATLIVEILNKQPQILTDADNRSAITEGLAPPEQSVYSSDLIITDSFALGSTNYLRDQTPLLRNDHSEPSIIPGYTTTDDEGSDGDDTIHSPISFYRVPKCIQALISPKESAAPKTVDLVYIDFIESHVAQAAKFAGLSIDFTQDSDVYMPATTLTDLILDWVKDNWSCKEV; this comes from the exons ATGATAGTAAAAAGTATGATCTACGATCGATCCTACTCATAtgttctctccttctttgcccTCGTCACTCCTATCCTTGCTCGTCAACCTTCCGCTCCGGAAGCTATCCCGGCCCCTTTGCGTGACCTGAAATGGGGACAACTCAATTTTCTCCATACTACGGATACTCATGGCTGGCTAGCCGGCCATCTCCAGGA GCCCTCCTACTCCGCAGATTGGGGTGATTATGTCTCCTTCGCTACCCGGATGCGAGAGAAAGCGGAGGCACAAGGACAAGATCTATTAGTTATAGATACGGGTGACAGGGTAGAAGGCAATGGTCTCTATGACTCGTCGGAGCCGAAAGGCGTTTATATCTCGGAAATTCTGCGGCAACAGCATATCGACCTATTATCCGCCGGGAATCATGAACTATACAAACAAAACACCTCGGAGGCTGAACTCTTCACTACAGTACCTAATTTCCGCGGAAACTACTTAGCATCTAACATTGATATAATACATCCTTTAACCAAAGAGACTGTGCCATTGGCCCCTCGGTTCAAGAAATTCACAACCAAGAAGCAAGGTATCCGTATCATtgcttttggctttcttttcgaTTTCACAAAGAACTACAATAACACCATCGTTCATCCGGTGGAAGAGACTATCAAAGAGGAGTGGTTTCAGGAAGCTATCAGGGATAAGGAAGTTGACCTCTTCTTGGTCGTGGGACACGTTCCTGTTCATTCTAAGGAATATGATGCTGTTTTCAAGGAGATCCGGATGGTCCGTTGGGACACACCTATTCAGTTCTTTGGTGGTCATTATCATATCCGTGATTTTGCCAGATTCGACTCTAAAGCGTTTGGGTTAGCAAGCGGTCGGTTCATGGAGACAATTGGCTTCATGTCAATCGATGGCCTAACCAGTAGCAAACAGCTCGTAAAGCCTGCTTCGACAACCCCAAGCTTCCATCgaagatatatagataataacCTCTATTCCTTTTACCACCACACTGGCCTTGACGAGGAAACCTTCTCTACGGAGGAGGGTCGGAACGTGTCTCGGCTTATTGAGGAGTCTAGGAGCACTCTTCGACTCGATGAGGTACACGGTTGTGCCCCTCGGGATCTTTGGATGTCACGCGTCAAGTATCCGAGTGAGGATAGCATTTATACTTGGCTCGAGCAGCAGGTGCTGCCCAACTCGCTGCAGGATAAATCTCGCACTGGCAAGCCGGCTCTTGCCATAGTCAACACCGGCGCCATTCGCTTTGACATATTCAAAGGTCCTTTTACTCAAGACTCGACATTCATAGTCTCTCCTTTTACCAGCGGTTTTCGTTACATTAAGGACATTCCTTATGGGAAGGCCACTTTAATAGTCGAGATCTTAAACAAACAGCCTCAAATTCTGACTGATGCTGACAACCGATCCGCCATCACTGAGGGACTTGCGCCCCCAGAACAGTCAGTTTATTCCTCTGATTTGATTATTACTGATAGCTTCGCCCTGGGCTCTACGAATTACCTCAGAGATCAGACGCCGCTGCTGAGGAACGATCACTCCGAACCCAGCATTATCCCTGGGTATACTACCACAGACGATGAAGGCTCGGATGGCGACGACACAATTCATTCGCCCATCTCGTTCTATCGTGTTCCCAAGTGCATCCAGGCTCTAATCTCTCCGAAAGAGTCGGCGGCTCCGAAAACAGTGGATCTCGTATATATTGATTTCATAGAATCTCATGTGGCTCAAGCAGCCAAATTTGCCGGGCTAAGTATAGACTTCACCCAGGACAGTGATGTGTATATGCCGGCTACGACATTAACGGATCTGATTTTGGATTGGGTCAAGGACAACTGGAGTTGTAAGGAAGTTTGA
- a CDS encoding putative pyruvate dehydrogenase E1 beta subunit PdbA (unnamed protein product), whose product MAAPRLFRPAARLLSSRLSAPRRPAFPQSACAPSILRSRGYATEGGAKEVTVRDALNEALAEELETNPKTFILGEEVAQYNGAYKVTRGLLDRFGPKRVIDTPITEAGFCGLAVGAALAGLHPICEFMTFNFAMQAIDQIINSAAKTHYMSGGIQPCNVTFRGPNGFAAGVAAQHSQDYSAWYGSIPGLKVVSPWSSEDAKGLLKAAIRDPNPVVVLENELLYGQAFPMSEAAQKDDFVLPIGKAKIERPGKDLTIVSLSRCVGLSLNAAAELKEKYGVDAEVINLRSVKPLDVETIVQSLKKTGRIMCVESGFPMFGVSSEILALAMEYGFDYLTAPAVRVTGAEVPTPYAVGLEQMSFPQVDTILSQATKLLRL is encoded by the exons ATGGCTGCTCCCCGACTTTTCCGCCCTGCAGCTCGTCTGCTTTCATCACGTCTCTCTGCTCCTCGCCGTCCGGCCTTCCCCCAATCGGCATGCGCTCCCTCCATCCTACGCTCCCGGGGCTATGCTACGGAAGGTGGTGCTAAGGAAGTCACTGTTCGTGATGCATTGAACGAAGCTCTCGCGGAGGAATTGGAGACGAACCCGAAAACATTCATCCTGGGAGAGGAGGTCGCACAGTATAACGGAGC TTACAAAGTGACAAGAGGTCTTTTGGACCGTTTCGGCCCCAAGAGAGTCATTGATACGCCTATCACAGAAGCAGGCTTTTGCGGTCTGGCGGTTGGCGCTGCTCTTGCTGGCCTGCACCCCATT TGCGAGTTCATGACCTTCAACTTCGCCATGCAGGCTATTGACCAAATCATCAACTCTGCTGCTAAGACCCACTACATGTCTGGTGGTATTCAACCCTGCAACGTCACTTTCCGTGGCCCCAATGGATTCGCCGCCGGTGTTGCCGCTCAGCACTCACAGGACTACTCGGCTTGGTACGGCAGCATCCCTGGACTGAAGGTTGTTTCGCCGTGGAGCTCTGAGGATGCCAAGGGTTTGTTGAAGGCTGCTATTCGTGACCCCAACCCTGTCGTTGTTCTAGAGAACGA GCTTTTGTATGGTCAAGCCTTCCCCATGAGCGAGGCCGCTCAGAAGGACGACTTTGTCCTGCCTATTGGCAAGGCTAAGATTGAACGTCCCGGAAAGGATTTGACtattgtttctctttctcgctgCGTGGGACTGTCTCTGAACGCTGCCGCTGAACTGAAGGAGAAATACGGCGTTGACGCTGAGGTGATCAACCTCCGCTCCGTTAAGCCCCTTGATGTCGAGACAATTGTTCAGTCGCTCAAGAAGACGGGCCGCATCATGTGCGTCGAGTCTGGATTCCCCATGTTCGGTGTCTCCTCAGAAATCCTGGCCTTGGCCATGGAGTATGGCTTTGACTACCTGACTGCCCCCGCCGTTCGTGTCACCGGCGCTGAGGTGCCTACTCCTTATGCCGTCGGTCTTGAGCAGATGAGCTTCCCCCAGGTGGACACCATCCTTAGCCAGGCCACTAAGCTTCTACGCTTGTAA
- a CDS encoding N2,N2-dimethylguanosine tRNA methyltransferase, whose product MTSKESISPKPEDIDTHSIISMQELDPSPVQDVFPDLESGQYIFQSQGRPSKLGDISKAGQPPFSVGLRGHNWDSWLSALQRYSTYPPTLFFSLHFANTSLFPLVTQSVPDSETYLLLTRPIYQSPGLEHVVLTVPILVHIASGIVLRNIRSSRRARLYGAETRAQRYSLNFWPRMSLQARLGYCFVPFLGAHVLVNRVTPLIVDGGSSGIGLGYVAHGIARNPVFWNVYYVVLAAVGMWHIIGGWATWMGWRVTTAQKRRGCKKGSLEGYLGYAESEEQVKRKRKMRWIVNGVAAYDGKEYHAVKEGNAFILNPPSQAAASTGTRRNLKAEDESQSVFYNPIQQFNRDLSVLAIKAYGENVLASKKRRAERRQRGGAVDGKSTGKKRKREDGDEEEPNGKRSNFDNQTPSSDHLDLELHAGDNTTPSFTILDALSATGLRALRYASEIPFATCVVANDLSPSAIKSMKLNIEYNGLGKLIQPNTGDARTYMYSTLNSANTQASRPHTGKFDVIDLDPYGTAAPFMDSAVQAVKDGGLLCVTCTDAGVWASNGYPEKSYALYGGVPTKGTHSHEGGLRLILHALALSAAKYGLAIEPLLSLSIDFYARVFVRVHRSPAEVKFASGNTMVVYNCDSGCGAWSTQPLTQTKPRLDKKGNPFYHYGFAQGPLANTTCAHCGMKTHIGGPMWAGPLHNPQFIRRILDMLLEADRSVYQTVDRIEGMLTTALEEDLTPNASIRSGSSEPTISKTKDVALSEDPAIIPRMDPALREPYPFYFSLSALSKVLHTSTISSDAFRGAVRHLGYQCTRSHTKPNSIRTDAPWDVIWEIMREWVRQKSPVKENALKPGTAGAAIMAKSRENLQKQKEGDKDLRLLKQEIVFAAENGKDISDLVTKVEAALYRSGFRQGLNLSEFDSRPANMQNEAQSTNQALAIKSNTSTLDVVFDESLGREVTKKRLVRYQINPRANWGPLNRASGRGQG is encoded by the exons ATGACCTCCAAAGAAAGCATCTCGCCAAAACCCGAGGACATCGATACGCACTCAATAATTTCTATGCAGGAGTTGGACCCGTCGCCAGTGCAGGATGTATTTCCCGACCTCGAAAGTGGCCAATACATCTTTCAATCACAGGGCCGTCCATCAAAGCTTGGGGATATATCAAAAGCCGGGCAGCCTCCGTTCAGCGTAGGTCTCCGTGGACACAACTGGGACTCATGGT TATCCGCACTCCAGAGATACTCAACGTACCCCCCTACTTTATTCTTTTCGCTACATTTCGCCAACacctctcttttccctctaGTGACTCAGTCGGTTCCAGATAGTGAAACCTATCTGCTTCTTACGAGACCAATCTACCAGTCTCCGGGGCTTGAGCATGTGGTCCTAACCGTTCCCATCTTAGTTCATATCGCTTCCGGCATTGTTCTCCGCAATATTCGTTCTTCTCGCCGTGCACGACTGTACGGGGCGGAGACTAGGGCCCAGAGATACTCCCTGAACTTCTGGCCGCGGATGAGCCTGCAAGCGCGTCTAGGGTACTGCTTTGTTCCGTTCCTGGGCGCTCATGTCCTCGTTAACCGTGTCACACCTTTGATCGTCGATGGCGGGAGTTCGGGGATAGGTTTGGGCTATGTGGCTCATGGAATCGCACGAAACCCTGTCTTTTGGAATGTGTACTATGTGGTCCTCGCCGCTGTTGGGATGTGGCATATCATTGGAGGATGGGCTACTTGGATGGGTTGGAGGGTCACCACGGCTCAGAAGAGGCGCGGTTGTAAGAAAGGATCACTTGAGGGCTACTTGGGGTACGCGGAAAGCGAAGAGCAggtcaagagaaagagaaaaatgcgGTGGATAGTTAATGGCGTTGCCGCG TATGATGGCAAAGAATATCACGCGGTGAAAGAAGGGAATGCATTCATTCTGAACCCACCTTCCCAGGCTGCAGCCTCCACAgggacgagaagaaacctCAAAGCGGAGGATGAATCTCAGTCTGTGTTCTACAATCCTATCCAGCAATTCAATCGTGACCTAAGTGTACTTGCAATCAAAGCCTATGGGGAGAATGTACTGGCTTCAAAGAAGCGGAGAGCCGAAAGGAGGCAGAGGGGGGGCGCGGTGGATGGGAAATCAACAGGCAAGAAACGGAAGAGGGAggatggcgatgaagaggaaccAAATGGTAAGCGAAGCAACTTTGACAACCAGACACCAAGCAGTGATCATCTGGACTTAGAATTGCACGCAGGAGATAATACCACGCCATCATTTACAATATTAGATGCTCTGTCTGCTACGGGTTTGCGTGCACTACGATATGCATCAGAAATTCCATTTGCTACTTGCGTTGTTGCGAATGATCTTTCGCCGTCTGCCATCAAATCAATGAAGTTGAACATCGAATACAACGGACTTGGAAAGCTCATTCAACCTAACACTGGTGATGCGCGGACTTACATGTACAGTACTCTTAACTCAGCGAACACTCAGGCCAGTAGACCGCACACTGGGAAATTTGATGTTATTGATCTGGATCCTTATGGGACGGCTGCACCGTTTATGGACTCCGCTGTACAGGCTGTCAAAGATGGGGGTTTGCTTTGCGTGACCTGCACCGATGCTGGGGTTTGGGCTTCCAACGGGTACCCGGAAAAATCATACGCATTGTACGGCGGCGTGCCAACGAAAGGTACACACTCCCATGAAGGTGGGCTACGCCTAATCCTTCACGCACTCGCGTTGTCAGCTGCTAAGTACGGGCTGGCTATCGAGCCACTTCTATCTCTATCAATCGATTTTTACGCCCGAGTCTTTGTCCGCGTTCATCGATCACCAGCAGAAGTTAAGTTTGCCTCGGGCAATACGATGGTTGTTTACAACTGTGATTCAGGCTGTGGAGCTTGGTCAACACAGCCTTTAACCCAGACGAAGCCACGACTGGATAAAAAAGGGAATCCATTCTATCATTACGGATTTGCCCAGGGACCGTTAGCAAACACGACCTGTGCGCACTGTGGGATGAAAACTCACATAGGCGGCCCAATGTGGGCGGGACCACTACATAACCCTCAATTCATCCGAAGGATCCTTGATATGCTTCTTGAGGCGGATAGAAGCGTATATCAAACGGTAGACAGGATTGAAGGCATGTTAACTACAGCACTTGAGGAGGACCTGACTCCCAACGCCTCTATAAGGAGTGGCAGTTCAGAACCTACTATCTCCAAGACTAAGGATGTGGCACTAAGTGAAGATCCAGCTATCATTCCGCGGATGGACCCGGCTCTTCGAGAGCCGTACCCTTTCTATTTCAGTTTGAGCGCTCTCTCAAAAGTCCTTCATACATCCACCATCTCTTCCGATGCTTTCCGTGGAGCTGTGCGACATTTGGGTTACCAATGTACCCGTAGTCACACCAAACCCAATAGTATTCGCACGGATGCACCTTGGGATGTAATTTGGGAGATCATGAGAGAATGGGTGAGACAAAAATCACCTGTCAAAGAAAATGCCCTTAAGCCTGGCACTGCCGGCGCTGCGATCATGGCGAAGAGCCGGGAAAACCTTCAGAAACAGAAGGAAGGCGATAAAGATCTACGTTTGCTGAAGCAAGAGATCGTGTTTGCTGCCGAAAATGGGAAGGATATCTCTGACCTAGTGACGAAAGTCGAAGCCGCCCTGTACCGTTCCGGCTTCAGGCAGGGGTTGAACCTAAGCGAGTTCGATTCTCGACCTGCCAATATGCAGAATGAGGCGCAGAGCACCAACCAAGCCCTTGCAATCAAATCTAATACCAGCACGCTGGATGTTGTTTTTGACGAGTCTCTAGGTAGAGAGGTGACCAAAAAAAGACTCGTCAGATATCAAATCAACCCACGCGCTAACTGGGGTCCCTTGAATCGAGCGTCTGGGCGCGGACAAGGCTGA
- a CDS encoding A subunit of glutamyl-tRNA amidotransferase, producing the protein MSLLREAEKCIANQKSHAALNALITALQPSGQWREQVKDADLRTERGIPRSKVDGRLIAIKDNICTRDLPTTCASGTLEKFVSPFNSTVVGQLQDAGAVVAGKTNLDEFGMGSHSVYSRFGPVRSFWQGRDAEPLSAGGSSGGSAVAVATGQCYAALGTDTGGSVRLPAAYTGTVGFKPSYGLISRWGVVAYANSLDTVGILGRSTASVRDVFNVVNQHDPRDPTNLSPSSRSRILSTLQSPFCASRLTSAPLRIGVPTEYNILELHPAVRHAWSRTLAYLQRQGHSIHAVSLPTTKLALSAYYVLAPAEASSNLAKYDGVRYGTRCGVLDRDGRPQGNLYASTRGHGFGSEVKRRIVLGAFSLSAHAMDNYFIQAQRVRRLVQRDFDYIFQMKQPLASPGTDSERVPEHTGVDILICPTAPSPPPGISDLIDSDAGASPLDAYMNDVFTVPASLAGLPAISVPVTVSGEKQDSSEAGLAGIQIVGQYGDDQLVLKVGELVEDQK; encoded by the exons ATGTCCCTTCTGCGGGAGGCTGAGAAATGCATTGCTAATCAGAAGTCTCATGCCGCCCTCAATGCCCTCATAACTGCACTACAGCCTTCGGGGCAGTGGCGGGAACAGGTGAAAGACGCAGACCTCAGAACGGAGCGAG GGATACCCAGATCCAAGGTAGACGGTCGGTTGATTGCTATCAAAGATAACATATGCACGCGCGACCTGCCGACAACATGCGCTTCCGGAACCCTCGAGAAGTTCGTAAGCCCGTTTAACTCCACCGTCGTGGGGCAATTACAAGATGCAGGCGCTGTAGTTGCCGGAAAGACAAATCTTGATGAATTTGGCATGGGTTCTCATTCAGTATATTCGCGATTTGGACCGGTGAGGAGTTTTTGGCAGGGTCGCGATGCCGAACCCCTGTCAGCCGGTGGCAGTTCGGGAGGGAGTGCAGTTGCAGTCGCCACAGGCCAATGTTATGC CGCGTTGGGTACAGACACTGGAGGGTCTGTTCGCCTTCCGGCTGCATACACTGGGACAGTTGGTTTCAAACCCTCTTATGGATTGATCTCGCGGTGGGGTGTAGTCGCATATGCCAACTCACTGGACACGGTTGGGATCTTAGGGAGAAGCACAGCCAGCGTTCGCGATGTCTTCA ATGTTGTGAACCAGCACGATCCACGCGATCCTACTAAtctctctccatcatctcgTTCACGAATACTTTCAACTCTTCAGTCACCATTTTGCGCATCCCGACTAACCTCTGCCCCCCTCAGAATTGGTGTTCCCACAGAATACAACATACTTGAACTTCACCCTGCTGTCCGACACGCTTGGTCACGCACTCTAGCTTATTTGCAACGCCAAGGTCACAGCATTCATGCAGTCTCCCTACCGACGACGAAATTAGCATTATCAGCATACTACGTGCTGGCTCCTGCCgaagcttcttcaaacttGGCCAAGTACGATGGCGTCAGGTACGGAACTCGTTGCGGGGTTCTAGACCGTGATGGACGGCCACAAGGCAATCTATACGCCAGTACAAGGGGACATGGATTCGGCTCTGAAGTCAAAAGGCGTATTGTCCTCGGGGCGTTCAGCTTAAGTGCTCATGCTATGGAcaattattttattcaaGCTCAGCGTGTTCGACGTCTCGTTCAACGTGATTTCGATTACATTTTTCAAATGAAGCAACCGTTGGCATCTCCCGGGACGGATTCAGAAAGGGTACCGGAACACACCGGCGTAGACATTCTCATATGCCCGACTGCCCCATCGCCCCCCCCGGGGATATCCGACCTGATAGATTCGGATGCTGGAGCCTCGCCCTTGGACGCATACATGAACGATGTCTTTACTGTCCCTGCTAGTCTGGCTGGTCTCCCAGCCATATCTGTTCCGGTCACAGTGAGTGGCGAGAAACAAGACTCCAGCGAAGCGGGTTTGGCGGGTATTCAAATTGTCGGCCAATACGGAGATGACCAACTCGTGTTGAAGGTGGGGGAGTTAGTCGAGGACCAAAAATAA
- a CDS encoding putative C2H2 finger domain protein (unnamed protein product), with the protein RGFTNPAPKTESARSALSSFTCTLCNKSYSRHPEYEAHISSYDHQHRKRLQDLKQLSRDPNAAEKARRAERRADAEAGLRVIDTKASAAVGTGGGGGGGFKKGGFKSSFTTVKGPVVPTAPTKKNVLGDDDDEDEIPESTYISQRAQATQDPSDQPDYAESDTDAEYSSDTMGSAYYDPLKPTGCFAGCVSTKNIPIGTAAVKG; encoded by the exons CGTGGCTTTACGAATCCTGCTCCCAAA ACTGAGTCTGCTCGCTCTGCTTTGAGCTCGTTTACCTGTACACTCTGCAACAAATCCTATTCGCGGCATCCCGAGTATGAAGCACATATCTCTTCCTACGATCACCAGCATCGCAAACGCCTTCAAGATCTTAAACAACTCTCCCGAGACCCAAACGCTGCGGAGAAGGCTAGGCGAGCGGAAAGGAGGGCTGACGCAGAGGCTGGCCTAAGAGTCATTGATACCAAAGCTAGCGCAGCAGTGGGAACCGGGGGCGGGGGTGGCGGAGGTTTCAAGAAAGGGGGGTTCAAGAGCTCCTTTACCACTGTCAAAGGTCCTGTCGTTCCGACAGCACCAACGAAGAAGAACGTACttggggatgatgacgacgaagatgaaaTACCAGAATCAACTTATATAAGCCAACGTGCTCAGGCTACCCAAGACCCAAGTGATCAGCCTGATTACGCCGAAAGTGACACGGATGCTGAATACTCAAGTGATACTATGGGTAGTGCCTACTATGATCCCCTTAAGCCGACGGGCTGCTTCGCTGGCTGTGTCAGCACCAAAAATATACCCATAGGTACTGCTGCGGTCAAGGGGTAG